The Acanthochromis polyacanthus isolate Apoly-LR-REF ecotype Palm Island chromosome 5, KAUST_Apoly_ChrSc, whole genome shotgun sequence genome includes a window with the following:
- the slc2a11a gene encoding solute carrier family 2, facilitated glucose transporter member 11: MSHAGEQKSSSLTLVLMVASAAIGGTLQYGYNLAIMNSPTTFIQTFINETFLERWDIQLEDYQVTLVWTIIVSIFSLGGFAGALIAGPMTIRFGRKKCLLLNNIFLMSGALLALTSRAAKSFEMIIISRVLVGINAGISMNVQPMYFGESAPQHLRGAISLSSAVFTAFGVVLGQVVGLREILGSEPCWQYLLASNAIPGLIQLLTLPWFPESPRYLLIDRGDKEACINALRRLRGCEVQSSELDEILQEQAETKGMRPRRPWELFTDRSVRWQLISVMIVSSAMQLCGNDSIYFYASYVFKEAGISDDKVQYVTIGTGTCEFTACIMCNLLVERKGRRFMLMGGFILMTIWAVVFTIALSFQQYISWMPYLSMACIFTYILSFGMGPAGVTGVLPTEIFNQTARPAAYMIAGSMMWINLGIIGMIFPFLVSELSEYCFVPFAAVCVLSALYIGLFLPETKGKSLSVITREFNKLNFKNQDKNFESQTEAQYQLGEVCHSTAL, encoded by the exons ATGTCGCATGCTGGTGAGCAAAAG AGCAGTTCCCTGACTCTGGTTCTAATGGTTGCTTCTGCAGCCATTGGAGGAACTCTTCAGTATGGCTACAACCTCGCTATAATGAATTCTCCCACAACT TTTATTCAAACTTTCATCAACGAGACTTTCCTGGAACGCTGGGACATCCAGCTGGAGGATTACCAAGTGACACTGGTCTGGACAATCATTGTCTCCATCTTCTCTTTGGGGGGTTTTGCTGGAGCTCTTATTGCAGGACCAATGACCATCCGCTTTGGGAG GAAGAAATGTCTGCTGTTGAACAACATTTTTCTAATGAGTGGTGCACTCTTGGCGCTGACAAGTAGAGCTGCCAAATCGTTCGAGATGATCATTATCTCACGTGTCCTGGTTGGAATAAATGCTG GAATCAGCATGAATGTGCAGCCCATGTATTTTGGAGAAAGTGCACCGCAGCACTTACGAGGAGCCATCTCCTTGTCTTCAGCTGTTTTCACAGCATTCGGGGTTGTGTTGGGACAGGTGGTCGGACTCAG agaGATTTTGGGCAGTGAGCCGTGTTGGCAGTACCTTCTAGCCAGTAATGCCATTCCTGGCCTCATTCAGCTCTTGACCCTGCCGTGGTTCCCAGAGAGTCCCAGATACCTGCTCATCGACAGGGGGGACAAGGAGGCTTGTATTAACG CTCTGAGACGTCTCCGAGGCTGCGAGGTCCAGAGCAGCGAGCTGGATGAGATCCTGCAGGAACAGGCCGAAACCAAAGGCATGAGGCCGAGGCGACCCTGGGAGCTTTTCACCGACCGCTCTGTGCGCTGGCAGCTCATCTCCGTCATGATCGTCAGCAGCGCCATGCAGCTCTGTGGCAACGACTCG ATTTACTTCTATGCATCGTACGTGTTTAAAGAGGCCGGAATATCCGACGATAAAGTCCAGTATGTCACAATCGGCACTGGGACATGTGAATTCACGGCCTGTATAATGTGT AACCTGCTGGTAGAGCGTAAAGGTCGACGGTTCATGCTGATGGGAGGCTTCATCCTCATGACCATCTGGGCTGTCGTCTTCACCATCGCTCTGTCGTTTCAG CAATACATATCCTGGATGCCGTACCTGAGCATGGCCTGCATCTTCACATACATTCTCAGTTTTGGCATGGGACCAG ctGGAGTGACCGGGGTTCTTCCCACAGAGATCTTCAACCAGACTGCGAGGCCTGCAGCCTACATGATCGCTGGCTCCATGATGTGGATCAACCTGGGCATCATTGGAATGATCTTCCCATTTCTAGTG AGTGAGCTGAGCGAGTACTGCTTTGTGCCTTTTGCTGCCGTCTGTGTGTTGTCTGCACTGTACATCGGCCTGTTTCTGCCTGAGACCAAAGGAAAGTCTCTGTCAGTCATCACACGTGAATTCAACAAGCTCAACTTCAAAAACCAGGATAAGAACTTTGAATCGCAGACTGAAGCTCAGTATCAGCTGGGTGAAGTGTGTCACTCCACAGCCTTGTAG
- the LOC110947899 gene encoding solute carrier family 2, facilitated glucose transporter member 11-like, with protein sequence MEQTSKRLQYWRLYLLSLVLGIGGSFQYGIQVSLIASPAVHVQSFVNYTWMSRYGAPVDDSTNQLIWSFIVAVLSLGAWAGAIHSGSLPVHYGRKKALLINNVVAMVAALLMVFSRMAKSFEMILLGRFLYGYNVGLGLSVHLMYLGESSPKKLRGFMTLTSSIFIGFGKVMGQIIGIKEIMGTEEMWPYLFAVSGIPAILQFVLLLFFPEAPRYLYIDKGDTEGSHKALQWLWQEDDLKLELDDMQKERQTTQGEKAKTVKDVLTSRCVRWQLLTLAIPCAGVQFCGINALYFYAFDIFRESGVPEDQMHYLTIGIGATELITITLCSFLIDRAGRKKLMGYGYLLMGVTMCVLTVMLSIKDLNSWIPYVNIGLIFCVICIYGLGPSGVSMALPADLFLQAWRPSAFVISGTINWLGMFLVGMLFGYVVEGLGQFCFLIFVAYSIFSSAFMLYFVPETKGKMMVEIMEDFNKLNYKNRAADVEKTEVALATKF encoded by the exons ATGGAGCAGACATCAAAAAGG CTGCAGTACTGGAGGCTCTACTTGCTGTCGCTGGTGTTGGGAATTGGAGGCTCATTTCAATATGGAATCCAAGTTTCTCTCATCGCTTCTCCAGCAGTG CACGTTCAGAGTTTCGTGAACTACACATGGATGTCGAGGTACGGAGCTCCGGTGGACGATTCTACCAACCAGCTTATCTGGTCGTTCATCGTGGCCGTGTTAAGTCTGGGAGCCTGGGCTGGAGCCATCCATAGTGGCAGCCTTCCAGTCCATTACGGCCG GAAAAAAGCTCTTCTGATTAACAACGTTGTGGCGATGGTCGCTGCCTTGCTCATGGTCTTCAGCCGCATGGCCAAGTCTTTTGAGATGATCTTGCTGGGCAGATTTCTCTACGGATACAACGTTG GTCTCGGCCTCAGCGTTCACCTCATGTACCTCGGGGAAAGTTCCCCAAAGAAACTCAGAGGTTTCATGACCCTCACAAGCTCAATCTTCATTGGTTTTGGGAAAGTCATGGGTCAGATAATTGGCATCAA GGAGATCATGGGCACAGAAGAGATGTGGCCGTATCTTTTCGCCGTTAGTGGGATTCCTGCCATCCTAcagtttgtgttgctgctgttcttCCCCGAGGCCCCTCGATACCTTTATATAGATAAAGGAGACACTGAAGGCAGCCATAAAG CTTTACAGTGGCTGTGGCAGGAGGACGACTTGAAGCTGGAGCTGGATGACAtgcagaaagagagacagaccacaCAGGGAGAGAAGGCCAAGACCGTAAAGGATGTCCTCACCTCTCGCTGTGTCAGATGGCAGCTGCTGACTCTGGCCATCCCCTGCGCTGGTGTTCAGTTCTGTGGCATCAATGCT CTGTACTTCTACGCCTTTGACATCTTCCGTGAGTCGGGAGTGCCAGAGGACCAGATGCATTACTTGACCATTGGTATTGGAGCTACAGAGCTCATCACCATCACACTGTGT TCCTTCCTGATAGATCGTGCCGGCAGAAAGAAGCTGATGGGCTACGGCTATCTCCTGATGGGTGTCACCATGTGTGTTCTTACTGTCATGCTGTCCATCAAG GATCTGAATTCATGGATCCCGTATGTGAACATCGGCCtgatcttttgtgtcatttgcattTATGGGCTTGGACCTT CTGGAGTGTCCATGGCCCTCCCTGCTGACCTCTTCCTACAAGCCTGGCGTCCTTCTGCTTTTGTGATCAGTGGAACCATCAACTGGCTCGGCATGTTCCTTGTGGGCATGTTGTTTGGCTACGTAGTG GAGGGACTCGGACAGTTCTGCTTCCTGATTTTTGTGGCTTATTCCATCTTCAGTAGCGCATTTATGCTATATTTTGTCCCAGAGACCAAAGGAAAGATGATGGTGGAGATCATGGAGGACTTCAACAAGCTGAATTACAAGAACAGGGCAGCTGATGTTGAAAAGACTGAAGTTGCTCTTGCAActaaattttaa